A window of Streptomyces marispadix contains these coding sequences:
- a CDS encoding glycoside hydrolase family 31 protein, with the protein MDGRGLVGTVRAAGAAWWTRAGRPVPGRREPEPAGRGRAPWRRRRPAAGRTGAKGPERARVPGPARGALAGPGGGVVRFERSSLTVRVAVGGALFLGWDGAEPTPSRALPGKAPEADTRAVLEPDKDGGWRVVSERLLVVVSRHGAVEVRTPGGELLRRDLPPRWWETDAGRRAYAERDLDADLDGESDGGLGGDLGGEGDSGEGAPTAGSAPGPGSGSAAAAQFASAAASASAAAAPSQSPGDGRWMQRSQVAADARFFGLGGRTCGPRLPDGSYPLHPGGSVSATDAPRDPQAPRITMPVQLVVADAGTHLVFHDNAGEGRMTIREGQEGRGSGHDRTGSSEIRMAGGPLRYWVITGPPARVLHGWSRLTGAPSLPPGWALGYQHAVPAAEGAQRLRGLADGYREHELPLRALHLDADAGHAGRRVLRGHRHRPADLPRLAAELSAQGVRLVSSGDASPRVAADTAQTPGATGTTSATAATGTTGSTGSTTAAETARTDARPAAPTWPDPRPDSPHSEGEFALVGSGWAGMQREGGTWGGELATGWDGLRASLSLVVGLGLCGVPYSGPGIGGSTAAASPELYLRWFQLAAYFPLFHAHCAKGAGLREPWAFGGEVLKGCADAMAERERLRPYFTTLAHLAHRTGAPYVRPLWWQHPRERSLRECGDAFLLGDALLVAPVLEEGSRRRPVRLPYGRWYETSTGSVHDGPGEVLLDAPLSRIPVLARAGAAVPVRGADGTTELDVWPPAPGRTGKGLVIRDTGHGPRRHPAAAERFTVLRREGTTEVAREDGGPVGYRVRLRG; encoded by the coding sequence ATGGACGGGCGGGGCCTGGTGGGGACGGTGAGGGCAGCGGGCGCGGCGTGGTGGACGAGGGCGGGACGGCCGGTTCCCGGGCGGCGGGAACCGGAGCCCGCGGGGCGGGGACGTGCCCCGTGGAGGCGCAGACGCCCGGCGGCGGGCAGGACGGGGGCGAAGGGACCGGAGCGCGCACGGGTCCCAGGGCCCGCGCGCGGTGCGCTGGCGGGTCCGGGCGGCGGCGTGGTCCGCTTCGAACGGTCGTCGCTCACGGTGCGTGTCGCGGTGGGCGGTGCCCTCTTCCTCGGCTGGGACGGCGCGGAGCCCACTCCGTCGCGGGCGCTTCCCGGGAAGGCCCCCGAGGCGGACACCCGTGCGGTGCTCGAACCCGACAAGGACGGCGGCTGGCGGGTCGTCTCCGAACGGCTGCTGGTGGTCGTCTCCCGGCACGGCGCCGTGGAGGTACGCACACCGGGCGGCGAACTGCTGCGCCGGGATCTGCCGCCGCGCTGGTGGGAGACCGACGCGGGGCGACGGGCGTACGCGGAGCGGGACTTGGACGCGGACCTGGACGGGGAGTCGGACGGGGGCTTGGGCGGGGACTTGGGCGGGGAAGGGGACTCCGGCGAGGGGGCGCCCACCGCTGGTTCCGCGCCTGGTCCGGGCTCCGGTTCCGCGGCGGCGGCCCAGTTCGCGTCCGCGGCAGCGTCGGCGTCTGCGGCAGCGGCCCCGTCGCAGTCCCCCGGTGACGGCCGCTGGATGCAGCGCTCCCAAGTGGCCGCCGACGCACGCTTCTTCGGGCTCGGCGGCCGTACGTGCGGGCCACGGCTGCCCGACGGTTCGTACCCGCTGCACCCGGGCGGCAGCGTCTCCGCGACGGACGCGCCCCGCGATCCTCAGGCGCCGCGGATCACGATGCCCGTACAGCTCGTCGTGGCGGACGCGGGAACGCATCTGGTGTTCCACGACAACGCCGGTGAGGGCCGGATGACGATTCGCGAGGGCCAGGAGGGCAGGGGCTCGGGGCACGACCGCACGGGATCGAGTGAGATCCGCATGGCCGGCGGCCCGTTGCGCTACTGGGTGATCACGGGTCCGCCCGCCCGCGTACTGCACGGCTGGTCACGGCTCACGGGCGCTCCCTCGCTGCCTCCGGGCTGGGCGCTGGGCTATCAGCACGCGGTGCCCGCCGCCGAAGGAGCCCAGCGTTTACGGGGACTGGCCGACGGATACCGCGAGCACGAACTGCCTCTGCGCGCCCTGCACTTGGACGCGGACGCCGGTCACGCCGGGCGCCGGGTGCTCAGGGGACACCGGCACCGTCCCGCCGATCTGCCGCGTCTGGCGGCGGAGTTGAGCGCACAGGGCGTTCGGCTGGTGTCGTCCGGCGACGCGAGCCCGCGCGTCGCAGCGGATACGGCACAGACGCCGGGCGCGACCGGGACGACGAGCGCGACGGCCGCGACCGGCACAACAGGCTCGACGGGCTCGACCACAGCAGCGGAGACGGCCCGCACGGACGCGCGGCCTGCCGCACCGACATGGCCCGACCCCCGGCCCGACTCCCCTCATTCCGAGGGCGAGTTCGCCCTCGTGGGCTCCGGATGGGCGGGCATGCAGCGCGAAGGCGGCACATGGGGCGGCGAGTTGGCGACGGGCTGGGACGGGCTGCGTGCGTCGCTGTCACTGGTCGTAGGGCTGGGGCTGTGCGGTGTGCCGTACTCCGGGCCGGGGATCGGCGGTTCGACGGCCGCGGCCTCGCCCGAGCTGTATCTGCGCTGGTTCCAACTGGCCGCGTACTTCCCGCTGTTCCACGCTCACTGCGCCAAGGGCGCCGGATTGCGCGAGCCTTGGGCCTTCGGCGGCGAGGTGCTCAAGGGCTGTGCGGACGCGATGGCCGAACGCGAGCGGCTGCGCCCGTACTTCACCACGCTCGCCCACCTCGCGCACCGCACGGGGGCTCCTTATGTGAGGCCCCTGTGGTGGCAGCATCCGCGCGAGCGTTCGCTGCGCGAGTGCGGCGACGCGTTCCTGCTGGGAGACGCGCTGCTGGTCGCGCCCGTGCTGGAGGAGGGCTCCCGCAGGCGGCCTGTGCGGCTGCCCTACGGCCGCTGGTACGAGACGTCGACCGGCTCTGTGCACGACGGCCCCGGTGAAGTCCTCCTCGACGCACCGCTGTCGCGGATTCCGGTGCTCGCACGTGCCGGTGCCGCGGTGCCGGTGCGGGGCGCGGACGGTACGACGGAACTGGACGTGTGGCCCCCCGCACCGGGCCGCACCGGCAAGGGACTCGTCATCCGGGACACCGGCCACGGCCCTCGGCGGCACCCG